TGAAATTGGAAATAAATTCTTTAAAAGATCCATACAAACTATAACATATCTGCCACACTTTATCTCAATGGTAGTAATCTGCGGCATTATTAAGGATTTTACATCCGATACGGGAGTAATAAATTATTTTATTTCCGCACTGGGCGGTAAGCCTGTGACAATGCTTTCGGTACCCAAACTGTTCATGCCGGTCTATGTTATATCAGGAATCTGGCAGGAAGTAGGCTGGGGGTCGATTATATACCTTGCGGCCCTTACAGGCATAGATCCTCAATTATACGAAGCATCGTATATGGATGGAGCAAACAGATGGAAACAGACGATCTATATTACGCTTCCGGGAATTGCTCCGACTATTATAATACTTTTTATACTGAGAATGGGCAGCCTTTTAAATGTTGGATTTGAAAAAATATTACTCCTTTATAACCCTGGGATATATGAAACGGCCGATGTAATATCTACATATGTTTACAGGAAGGGCCTGCTTGAGTTTAACTGGGGTTTCAGCACTGCAGTAGGATTATTGAATTCCGTAATCAATTTCTTTTTTTTAATTGCTGCAAATACAATTAGCAGGAAAGTAAACGATACAAGTCTGTGGTAGGAGGCAAAATATGAGGATTAAAAAAACACCTGGTGAGAAGGTATTCACTGTTTTCAATATATTATTTATGATAATTATGATTATTATGACGCTGTATCCCATGTTATATGTATTGTTTGCCTCTGTTAGTGATTCCGACGCAATAATGAGGTATACAGGGCCGTTATTAAAGCCAATAGGATTTACTCTGGCTGCATATAAAAGAGTATTTCAGTATCCGATGGTTTTAAGATCGCTTGTAAATTCAATAATAATTGTTTTAATGGGGACGTCAATAAATATATTTATGACATCTCTCGGTGCATATGTGCTTTCGCGAAAGCACTTCTATATAAAAAATGCAATGATGGTGCTTATTGTAATCACGATGTATTTCAGCGGCGGCCTTGTGCCGCAGTATTTGAATGTAAAAGAGCTGGGAATGCTCGACACCTATTGGGCCATTATAATTCCCGGGGCAATAAGCACATGGAATCTTATCATAATGAGAACGTCGTTTCTAAGCATACCCGATAGCCTTGAAGAATCGGCCAAGCTTGATGGCGCAAAACATATAGATATATTGTTTAAAATAGTTATACCTCTGGCTATGCCGACTATTGCGGTAATGATTCTTTTTTATGGTGTCGGGCACTGGAATTCCTGGTTTTCAGCCATGATATATTTGAAAACGAGGGATAAATTTCCGATGCAGCTTATACTAAGGGAAATATTGATATTGAATGATACATCAAGCGGCGGAATGCAGGGGAACAGTACGATTGATGATGTTCAGAAGATCGGTGAGACTATTAAGTATGCGTTAATCATTGTCGCAACCGTACCTATACTTGTGGTATATCCATTCCTCCAGAAATACTTTGTTAACGGTGTTATGATCGGAGCTTTAAAGGAATAAGCAGTTCCTAAAGGCAAATCGGTGTAAGTTTAATCTGGAAGATAACTGTTTAAAACAATATGAATTTTTATATAAATCGAATAAAAAGTACTCTTTCTAAACGATAATTGAAATAGATAAATTATTGACTTATGTAAGAAAGAGCACTTTTTTATATAGAAAAGAATAAAATTCCCATCAAAATGTTATTTTTGCTATTTGCGATGTTGTCAGGATGTAAAAACAATCTTTGTTTGAAGGGAGCTTTATTATTAATGATAAATATCAAGCATATTCATAAAAAGCATGGGGTGATCTTTAACTGGTTTCTTTCATACATGATTATATTGATTATACCTACATTAATAATAGGTATATCGAACATTGCAACAATTAATATTGTGGAAGAAGAAATAAATAAATCGGATTTATTTATATTAAAAAGGGTACAGAATAATATAGACAATCTTCTCTATAACGCCCAACAGTTAAGTAATGAAATCTGTTTTAATGATAATATACAGAAGATATTAACATATAATAAATCTTCTAATATCAATTATTATATAATCCACAAGGCTGTAGAAGATCTAAGATCATATAAAGATTCAACGGATTTGATCAATAACTACTATATTTATTTTAAAGATATAGACATAGTCATATCGCCGGACGGGAGCACTGATGAAAAGACATTCTATAAATCCTACTATGAAGATAGCAAGAAGTTTTCATACAATACGTGGCATGAAACGAACAGGGGATATTATGCCCAAAGATGCGTGTTACTTAAAAATCCAAATAATGATTATATGACTTTTCTGTATGGACGTTCGCTTCCCTTGTTGGAGAAATCTTCACCGATGGCCAGCATATTTGTAATGTTGGATGATTCTATGTTTGCACGACAAATAGACAATGCAAATATAATCGGCAATGATATTATATTTGTAACTGATAAAAATGACAATGTCATATATTCCTCAAATAAAAACGCCGATCTTAAAAGTTTTGGGCTAAAGACTTCAGATAAACCCAACGGCTTATTCCGCAAGAAAATAAATGGACATAGTTTTGTCGTTTCGTATATTAATTCACGATATTTTGGGTTCAGATATATAATTGCCGTTCCATATGCCGACTTTTGGCAAAAAGCCCAATATGTAAAGAAATATGCTTTAATCAGTTTCCTGCTGTGTCTGTCAATAGGAGGCATTGTAACCGCTTTATTAATTATAAAAAATTATAATCCTATTAGGAAACTGGTAAAAAGTTTGGAACCGCTATCTTCATCTACTTATGCGTCCAGCAGTGATGAGTATTCTTTTATAAAAAATGCATTATCCAGTATCTCAAATAATAAGCAAGATATAGAGAAAAAACTTGAAAGCCAGAACAAGGTCCTCAAATGCGAATTAATTAGAAACATTTTGAAAGGCAGATTTGAAAATGAATATATTATAAATGAATACTTATCCATATGTGGTATCAATTTTGATACTCAATATTTTCTGGTAATTTTATTGTATATTAATGATGCAAAGAAAGATGATTTAAAAGGCTGCAGTAAATTAAACTTAAGAGATAAAATAAAAAAAGTGCTGGAGGGCCGATATAATGTATACTTTACAGAAGATGACAATATGAATATATGCTTAATCAACTTTAAAGAAGAACCGGCGGATGGCTCCGTTAAGGACATAGTCGATGAAATAAGCAAAATACAGGGATATATAGCCGGTAATTATAAAATAAATTTTTCATTGTCTGCAGGCAATATTCATGATGGGATTTATGGCATCAGCAAATCATATAATGAGTCCGCAGAGGCTATGGATTATAAAATGGTGATGAGGATTGAAGGAAGTCTTTGCTATTCCGATATTCAAAAATTGCCCGAAAACAATACAAAATGTTCTTTTAAAAAAGAATTAAATCTTATCAATCAGATGATAGAATCCGGAAATATTGAAAGTGCGCTGGATGAATTATTCAATAGTTTATTTATGAACAGGCATTTTTCGCTGGAAATGAGCAAATGCTTTAAAATGAATATAATGAGCACATTGACAAAAATAGTAAACGATATGGATAATATTGAAAGCAGGAAATATGTAAATTTGATATCAAATATTGAACAGATAATGGAATGTGAAAGCAAAGACGAGATAAAGCAAAAGATAATATACATTATAGATTCTGTTAGAAAGTATGTAAATTGCAAAAAAGATAGGCATAAAAAATCCGATCTGCAAAATAAGATAATTAAATATATTGCAAAAAATTACAATGATCCGGATTTAAACGTATCGGCAGTGGCTGAACATTTGGGTATGCACCCTGTGTATATTTCCCAGGCATTCAAGGAGCAAAGCGGCCAGAGCATACTTGATTATATACATAAAATAAGAATTGAAAAAGCAAAAGAGATTTTAAAATGTCCGGAGAATACCATCGAAAAGGCGGCTAATGATGTGGGTTATGCAAACGTCAGAACGTTTATCAGGGTATTTAAAAAATATGAAGGTATCAATCCGGGATTATATAAGGATATTATGAGAGATAAATGATGGATCAAAGGAAGGTTGGCGTGGAGAGCATATTAAAATACGGAAAATTTAAATAAATACTTGATAGTTGTGATTGACATTAAAAGGATTTGCAAAGATAGTGTAGAATATACAAAATGTACCTTATATAATCGCAAAGAAGATGAAATTATGTGTGATACGATGGTAGCTTTAGGTAATTGTACAAAAGACGGTTCAGTAATATTTGCCAAAAACAGTGACAGACAGCCTAATGAGCCCCATATAATCGTAAGAGTACCGCGCTCAAAACATGCCCTTGGAGAAAAAGTAAAATGTACATATATTGAAATCGAACAAGTGGAAGAAACATATGAAGTACTGCTGCTCAAACCGTCATGGATTTGGGGATGTGAAATGGGCTGCAATGAATTCGGACTCAATATAGGAAATGAAGCGGTTTTTACGAAAGAAAAGGAAGGAAAAGACAGTCTGACCGGCATGGATATGATAAGAATTGCCCTTGAGAGGTGCAAAACTTCTGATGAGGCACTTGATATGATAATTTATCTTTTAGGCAAATATGGGCAGGGTGGAAATTGCGGATACGAAAAAAAGTTTACATATCACAACTCGTTTCTTATTGCAGATAAAAAATCTGCATGGGTAATAGAAACTGCCGGAAAATATTGGGCAGCCGAAAAAGTTACGGGTGTAAGGAATATATCCAATTGCCTGACCATAGGAAATAAATTTGACAAGTGTCACCCTGATCTAATAAAGCATGCCGTGGATAAGGGCTGGTGCAAGGATGAAAGGGATTTTAACTTTGCAAAGTGCTACAGCAACCGGGTTATTACCAAATTCAGCGGTTCAAAGAGCAGGTTCAGTACGGCCAGAGATATGCTAAACAGGGAAAAGGGCAGCATAACGGTGGATATAATGAAACAGATGCTTAGAAGCCATGAAGGCGCCATGGATGGCAGGCAATTCAGCAGAGGTTCTTTAAAAAGTATCTGCATGCACGGCGGATTGCCGATAGGGGACCATACGACGGGGAGTTATATAGCATCTCTTAACGATAGACTCTGCACATACTGGATAACGGGAGCTTCTACCCCGTGTATTTCAATATTTAAACCTTTCTGGATGATAGACGGCGAACATATGTCATTTAAAGAAAATGAGAAAGAAAAAGCAATAGAATATTGGAGGAAAAGAGAAAAGCTCCACAGGCTATTTATAGAGAACAGAATTTCTGATGTCGATTCATATTATACCGGAAGAGATAATCTGGAGAATAGTTTTTCAAAAATGGCAAATATGATTGAGGCTGAAAATTTAAATTCTACAAGATGTATGGAGATAATGGACTATGCCATGAAAAAGGAGGAAGAGTTTATAGATCTGTTTATAAATAAATACCGTAAGAATACGCCTCATATAAAGGGCAGCCCTTATTTTAAATTTTATTGGAGGAAGCAAATAAATAGTTTTTTAAAAGGCATGTGAACAGATGAACCGGGCACTAATAATACATTATTGCAAAGATAAATAAGGAGGAAAAGAATAATGCTTGACGCTGTAAAACGCAATCGATACTATTTTGGACTTGGGACTGTAGGCAGGGATATGCTTTATTCAATGGTAAGCATGTATCTTATGGTATATCTTACAGAGATACTTGATCTTCCTGATTCAACGATGTGGTGGATGACGGGGGCGTTTACGATTTTGCGTATATTCGATGCCGTGAATGATCCTTTCATGGGTTTTTTGGTAGATAATACGAATACCCGATTTGGCAAATTTAAGCCGTGGATAGCAATAGGCGGCTTGCTTGGCGGCATTTTGACGGTGTTGTTCTTTACAGACTTAGGGTTTACAGGTGCGGGTTACGTAATTTCGTTCGTAATTATATATCTGTTATGGGATTTTGTGTATGGTGCCAATGATATTGCATACTGGTCCATGCTCCCGTCATTGACCATAGACCAGAGGGAACGTGAAAAAACCGGTTCGTTTGCACGAATATGTGCCAATGTCGGAATGTATGCTGTAGTAGTCGGCATACTCCCGATAACAAACGCTCTCGGCGGCGACAAAAGGGCGTGGTTTATCTTTGCAGTGGCTGTTGTAGCCATAATGTGGGCATTTTTATGTTTTACACTCTTTGGAGTAAGAGAGGACCGTGCATTGTACAAAAAAGAAAAAAGGACATCTATAAAAGAGATGTTCTCAGTACTTTTTAAAAATGATCAGCTTATATATGTTGCAATTTCCATGGGTCTGTTCATGATAGGGTACTGTACCACTACAAGCTTTGGCGTATATTTCTTCAAGTATGCTTTTAAGGATGAGAACATGTATCCTGTATTTGCAGGTATTTTAGGAGTATCTCAGCTTTTGGCGCTGTCCATATTTCCGGTGTTCCCTAAAATGTACAGCCGCAAACAGATATATGCTTTTTCGACAGTCATGGTAATACTCGGATATATAGTATTCTTCGTATCTCCTATGAATATGCTGTTCATCGGTATTGCGGGTGTACTGCTCTTTGTAGGCCAAGCCTTTATAGAAATGCTGATGCTGATGTTTCTCGCTGACAGCGTAGAGTACGGGCAGTGGAAACTTGGTCACCGCAACGAGAGCATTACTTTTTCAGTACAGCCTTTTATCAACAAGATAGGCGGAGCAATTGCCAGCGGTATCGTAGGAATTACGCTTATTATTTCAGGTATCAACTCGGCAGCTACTTCAAACGATGTTACATCAGCGGGCCTTACCATTATGAAAACATCGATGCTGATTCTGCCGCTTATATTTATTGTGGGCGGGTATATTATATACCGCTCTAAATTCAAAATTGACGAGGAAATGTTTAAAAAAATCATATCAGATCTTACAAAACGCGGCGATTTAAATATAGGGAGTGAGAAAAATGTTGACAATAGATAATCGCATCAAAGATGTCTATGCCAATCCTGTCGGCCATGATATAATTCAAGAAATACTCCTCCAAATGGGGCATGGCGATATTATCATCAAAAATCCCATTATCGGCAATATTAAGCTCAAAGCTCTGCCAAAACTTTCCATGGGACATGTGGATAAAAGTCTTCTTGATACGCTTCTTGAACTTGTGAACAGTGAAACTGATGTGCCAAAAAGCGATGACGGTCCTGTTGCTCATGCATGGTGGAAGGAAGCAGTATTTTATCAGGTTTATCCCCGCAGTTTTAAAGACAGCAATAATGACGGCATAGGGGATCTGGGCGGCATATTGGAAAAGCTTGACTATATAAAAGGCCTTGGAGTGGATGCCATATGGCTCTCTCCAATTTATGATTCGCCTAATGATGACAATGGTTACGACATACGCGATTACCGTAAAATCATGACCGAGTTTGGAGACATGGAGGATTTTGATGAACTGATTGAGGGCATCCATTCACGTGGTATGAAGCTTATAATGGATCTTGTTGTAAACCATACCTCGGATGAGCATGAGTGGTTCAAAAAAGCAGTCCGGGAGCCCAACTCCAAATACGGCAACTATTACATATTTCGTGACAAGCCGAACAACTGGACTTCGTTATTTGGAGGAAGTGCCTGGGGATATTTTAAGGAGCGCCATCAATATGCCTTGCACCTATTTTCTAAAAAACAGATGGATCTCAACTGGGAAAATCCTGATGTCCGTAATGAAATTATAGATATGGTGCGCTGGTGGCTCCAAAAGGGTGTGGATGGTTTCCGCATGGATGTCATAAATTTCATCTCAAAGCGGCATGGCCTGCCCGACGGCAATGAAAAAATCGGTGCGCTCATGGGATTTTACGGTGCCGAGCATTATTTTTACGGCCCGCACCTTCATCAATACTTGCGTGAGATAAAAAGCAAGGCGCTGGCTCCCTTTAATGCCTTTTCGGTTGGTGAAACGCCGGGTATCGGCATGGAAATGAGCAAACTTTTGACATCCGATTACCGCCGCGAACTGGATATGGTTTTCTCGTTTGACCACCTTGAAACACCCGGGCATACACGCTTTGACGATTACAGATATGATCTCAATTACTATAAAAAGTACATTATCAACTGGATGCAAAACTACGGCAGCCACTGCCAGATGTCCCTCTTTTATGAAAACCATGACAATCCCCGCAGAATATCAAAAGTCGATACAGATCCGCGTTTTAGGATTGTGCTGGCAAAACTGCTGGCAGCAATGCAGTTGACCCTTAGGGGAACGCCATTTATATATCAGGGTCAGGAACTCGGCATGGTAAACAAGCATTTTACTTCCATTGATCAATTACGCGATGTGGAGAGCAAAAATCTGTATAATGAGCTGTGCAAAAAAATGAGCAAAGAGGATGCTTTCAAAAAGGTATTGGCCGGCGCCCGTGACCATGCACGTACTCCTATGCAATGGACTGACGATAAATATGCAGGCTTTTCCGATGTTGAACCGTGGATAGGTACGGATAGCGATTGCAAAATCTGCAATGCAAAGGCACAGGTCTCCGACGATAACTCAGTGCTGAACTTTTACCGCAATCTCATAAGCTTAAGAAGGGAACATAATGCACTTATATATGGGGACATTAAAATCACCAACAAGAAGCAAAGGGATTTGTTTACCTACTATCGCATAGGTCAGGATGAAACATTTTATATAGAGTGCAATCTCAGCAGAGAAGAAAAAAAGCGTAAAGGCAAACTGCCAAATGCCATCCTTTTGATTTCAAATTATCCGGAAGTTTCAAATATAAAATTCAGGCCTTATGAAGCAGATGTCTGGATGCTGAATAATCCACGTTAATAGAATGTTTTTGAATTTATATCGATAACTTCAAAAGATACAAGTATAGTCAAAGAGGTGCAATAGGATGAAAAAAATTATAAGCAGCTATCTTAGGTACTTGGGTAAAAAATATGGCAAGTCCAGGGTTTTTATAAGATTTATTCTTTCCTACATCATAATATTGATTATACCTTTATGCTTAATAGGTCTATTTTCTTCCCGAAGATTAGTACAAGAACTTTATAAGGAAACCAAAAACTCCACTATGGCAAATTTATCTCAAGTAATGGACACTCTCGATATGCGCCTCAAGGCATTGGATTATACTACCGTTCAGTTATCACAGAATAAAAGCATAATACCGATGCTCTATAATAAAGACATAAATAGCTTATCCGAATATCAGTTTTATAAAATTATAAGCGAACTGAAAAATTACAGGGCAACTAACGGATTTATAGATAATATATTTATATATTTTAGGAACTCAGATGTAATTATAAGTGCTGACGGCAAGTACAGCATGCCTGCGTTTTTCTCCCGGGTTTACCATTATAAGAATCTATTTGAGTCGGATTTTAGTTATATACTGGATAACTCCGTCCAACCTATTGTAAGGCCTATGGAAATGGTGGAAGTTGGAGGTTCTGCAAAACCATTGATCACATTTATAAGGCCTATTCCGATGTCAGATACTATTTACAATGCCACGCTATTGATTACCTTAGATGCTGATGCGATAGATAAAACCTCCCATAATGTATTAGGCAATTCTGATGGCGAGGTTTATATATT
This genomic stretch from Clostridiales bacterium harbors:
- a CDS encoding ABC transporter permease subunit, with protein sequence MMNQKNLKIQSPKNEYETYHMSTRKAGVIQNIKKDFKANRELYYISFIIIAYYLIFCYKPMLGAVIAFKDYVPMKGIWKSQWVGFKYFRDFFQSPYFVRLIRNTIWLSLNSLIFGFPAPIILALLINEIGNKFFKRSIQTITYLPHFISMVVICGIIKDFTSDTGVINYFISALGGKPVTMLSVPKLFMPVYVISGIWQEVGWGSIIYLAALTGIDPQLYEASYMDGANRWKQTIYITLPGIAPTIIILFILRMGSLLNVGFEKILLLYNPGIYETADVISTYVYRKGLLEFNWGFSTAVGLLNSVINFFFLIAANTISRKVNDTSLW
- a CDS encoding carbohydrate ABC transporter permease codes for the protein MRIKKTPGEKVFTVFNILFMIIMIIMTLYPMLYVLFASVSDSDAIMRYTGPLLKPIGFTLAAYKRVFQYPMVLRSLVNSIIIVLMGTSINIFMTSLGAYVLSRKHFYIKNAMMVLIVITMYFSGGLVPQYLNVKELGMLDTYWAIIIPGAISTWNLIIMRTSFLSIPDSLEESAKLDGAKHIDILFKIVIPLAMPTIAVMILFYGVGHWNSWFSAMIYLKTRDKFPMQLILREILILNDTSSGGMQGNSTIDDVQKIGETIKYALIIVATVPILVVYPFLQKYFVNGVMIGALKE
- a CDS encoding AraC family transcriptional regulator, with the translated sequence MINIKHIHKKHGVIFNWFLSYMIILIIPTLIIGISNIATINIVEEEINKSDLFILKRVQNNIDNLLYNAQQLSNEICFNDNIQKILTYNKSSNINYYIIHKAVEDLRSYKDSTDLINNYYIYFKDIDIVISPDGSTDEKTFYKSYYEDSKKFSYNTWHETNRGYYAQRCVLLKNPNNDYMTFLYGRSLPLLEKSSPMASIFVMLDDSMFARQIDNANIIGNDIIFVTDKNDNVIYSSNKNADLKSFGLKTSDKPNGLFRKKINGHSFVVSYINSRYFGFRYIIAVPYADFWQKAQYVKKYALISFLLCLSIGGIVTALLIIKNYNPIRKLVKSLEPLSSSTYASSSDEYSFIKNALSSISNNKQDIEKKLESQNKVLKCELIRNILKGRFENEYIINEYLSICGINFDTQYFLVILLYINDAKKDDLKGCSKLNLRDKIKKVLEGRYNVYFTEDDNMNICLINFKEEPADGSVKDIVDEISKIQGYIAGNYKINFSLSAGNIHDGIYGISKSYNESAEAMDYKMVMRIEGSLCYSDIQKLPENNTKCSFKKELNLINQMIESGNIESALDELFNSLFMNRHFSLEMSKCFKMNIMSTLTKIVNDMDNIESRKYVNLISNIEQIMECESKDEIKQKIIYIIDSVRKYVNCKKDRHKKSDLQNKIIKYIAKNYNDPDLNVSAVAEHLGMHPVYISQAFKEQSGQSILDYIHKIRIEKAKEILKCPENTIEKAANDVGYANVRTFIRVFKKYEGINPGLYKDIMRDK
- a CDS encoding C69 family dipeptidase — its product is MCDTMVALGNCTKDGSVIFAKNSDRQPNEPHIIVRVPRSKHALGEKVKCTYIEIEQVEETYEVLLLKPSWIWGCEMGCNEFGLNIGNEAVFTKEKEGKDSLTGMDMIRIALERCKTSDEALDMIIYLLGKYGQGGNCGYEKKFTYHNSFLIADKKSAWVIETAGKYWAAEKVTGVRNISNCLTIGNKFDKCHPDLIKHAVDKGWCKDERDFNFAKCYSNRVITKFSGSKSRFSTARDMLNREKGSITVDIMKQMLRSHEGAMDGRQFSRGSLKSICMHGGLPIGDHTTGSYIASLNDRLCTYWITGASTPCISIFKPFWMIDGEHMSFKENEKEKAIEYWRKREKLHRLFIENRISDVDSYYTGRDNLENSFSKMANMIEAENLNSTRCMEIMDYAMKKEEEFIDLFINKYRKNTPHIKGSPYFKFYWRKQINSFLKGM
- a CDS encoding glycoside-pentoside-hexuronide (GPH):cation symporter; amino-acid sequence: MLDAVKRNRYYFGLGTVGRDMLYSMVSMYLMVYLTEILDLPDSTMWWMTGAFTILRIFDAVNDPFMGFLVDNTNTRFGKFKPWIAIGGLLGGILTVLFFTDLGFTGAGYVISFVIIYLLWDFVYGANDIAYWSMLPSLTIDQREREKTGSFARICANVGMYAVVVGILPITNALGGDKRAWFIFAVAVVAIMWAFLCFTLFGVREDRALYKKEKRTSIKEMFSVLFKNDQLIYVAISMGLFMIGYCTTTSFGVYFFKYAFKDENMYPVFAGILGVSQLLALSIFPVFPKMYSRKQIYAFSTVMVILGYIVFFVSPMNMLFIGIAGVLLFVGQAFIEMLMLMFLADSVEYGQWKLGHRNESITFSVQPFINKIGGAIASGIVGITLIISGINSAATSNDVTSAGLTIMKTSMLILPLIFIVGGYIIYRSKFKIDEEMFKKIISDLTKRGDLNIGSEKNVDNR
- a CDS encoding alpha-glucosidase; translation: MLTIDNRIKDVYANPVGHDIIQEILLQMGHGDIIIKNPIIGNIKLKALPKLSMGHVDKSLLDTLLELVNSETDVPKSDDGPVAHAWWKEAVFYQVYPRSFKDSNNDGIGDLGGILEKLDYIKGLGVDAIWLSPIYDSPNDDNGYDIRDYRKIMTEFGDMEDFDELIEGIHSRGMKLIMDLVVNHTSDEHEWFKKAVREPNSKYGNYYIFRDKPNNWTSLFGGSAWGYFKERHQYALHLFSKKQMDLNWENPDVRNEIIDMVRWWLQKGVDGFRMDVINFISKRHGLPDGNEKIGALMGFYGAEHYFYGPHLHQYLREIKSKALAPFNAFSVGETPGIGMEMSKLLTSDYRRELDMVFSFDHLETPGHTRFDDYRYDLNYYKKYIINWMQNYGSHCQMSLFYENHDNPRRISKVDTDPRFRIVLAKLLAAMQLTLRGTPFIYQGQELGMVNKHFTSIDQLRDVESKNLYNELCKKMSKEDAFKKVLAGARDHARTPMQWTDDKYAGFSDVEPWIGTDSDCKICNAKAQVSDDNSVLNFYRNLISLRREHNALIYGDIKITNKKQRDLFTYYRIGQDETFYIECNLSREEKKRKGKLPNAILLISNYPEVSNIKFRPYEADVWMLNNPR